One segment of Choristoneura fumiferana chromosome 26, NRCan_CFum_1, whole genome shotgun sequence DNA contains the following:
- the LOC141442719 gene encoding dol-P-Glc:Glc(2)Man(9)GlcNAc(2)-PP-Dol alpha-1,2-glucosyltransferase-like (The sequence of the model RefSeq protein was modified relative to this genomic sequence to represent the inferred CDS: added 103 bases not found in genome assembly) — translation MKPTRKYYLFLLLALAFYFTTSKLIFDKVHDTTQIVIDELFHIPQGIAYCQRNFSHWDPKITTLPGLYLVTAATVGTYFECDTYSLRFVNLVASCVNLMIFSSILKFIYGSNSESQFKIVLQAFNLALLPPLYFFSHVYYTDTLSLTFLLAFSRLCFTSKHKFFILVFGMCSVLMRQTNVVYVAMVLGHKMLDIMIKSSRVFGNKYLTKSNLSTNSVIAKDVDASKLKRYYSINDVFLALGYHITTCFGTFFKFLTAQDWLIIITHSVTLVSFLVFVFKNGSLVVGDKTAHEASLHLPQMLYFLIFYGVFALPYVIAKIPSTLRLMMRNKTKIVLYSILFALIIHFNTIAHPYLLADNRHYTFYVWNRWYGKYEFAKYLMILPYTFLLFSLYDNLKDQNCVAFLLPYTISLFLVLSLQKMIEIRYFLVPYIILRLRFVRPSNNIVAFEFLWYLVINAVTFYLFFSKEIMWKDFDYAQRIIW, via the coding sequence ATGAAACCAACCCGTAAATACTACTTGTTCCTGCTGCTGGCTCTGGCTTTCTACTTCACAACATCAAAGCTGATCTTCGACAAAGTCCATGACACTACACAAATAGTCATCGATGAGCTGTTCCACATCCCTCAGGGTATCGCTTACTGCCAACGTAACTTCTCACACTGGGACCCGAAAATAACAACTCTACCAGGGCTATATTTAGTAACCGCTGCTACTGTAGGCACATACTTTGAATGCGACACATATAGTTTACGTTTCGTGAACCTAGTTGCTTCATGTGTAAACCTCATGATTTTCTCGTCAATTTTAAAGTTCATTTATGGTAGTAACTCGGAGAGCCAGTTTAAAATTGTGTTGCAGGCATTCAATTTGGCTCTGTTGCCTCCGTTGTATTTCTTCTCCCATGTGTATTATACTGATACATTATCATTGACATTTCTGCTTGCATTTTCAAGATTATGTTTTACGAGTAAGCATAAATTTTTTATTCTGGTTTTTGGCATGTGTAGTGTGCTGATGCGACAGACTAATGTAGTCTATGTAGCTATGGTATTAGGTCACAAAATGCTAGATATTATGATAAAGAGTTCTAGAGTTTTTGGTAATAAGTATTTAACAAAATCTAATTTAAGCACCAATTCTGTTATCGCTAAGGATGTTGATGCATCAAAGTTGAAACGCTACTACAGTATTAACGATGTATTCTTAGCTCTGGGATATCATATAACAACATGTTTTGGAACGTTTTTCAAGTTCTTAACCGCACAAGACTGGCTTATTATAATTACTCATAGTGTAACTTTAGTTTCGTttctagtttttgtttttaaaaacggCTCTTTAGTAGTCGGTGATAAGACAGCCCATGAAGCTTCCTTGCATTTACCACAGATgctatattttttgattttttatggtGTCTTTGCATTGCCATATGTAATTGCCAAAATACCATCTACTTTGAGACTTATGATGAGAAATAAGACTAAAATAGTGTTGTATTCCATTTTATTCGCCCTCATAATTCACTTTAACACTATAGCACATCCCTATTTACTAGCAGATAACCGTCATTATACATTTTATGTTTGGAACCGGTGGTATGGAAAATATGAATTCGCTAAATACCTAATGATACTTCCTTATACCTTTCTATTATTCAGTTTGTACGATAATTTGAAAGATCAGAACTGTGTTGCGTTTTTGTTGCCATACACAATTAGTCTGTTCTTGGTGTTGTCATTGCAGAAAATGATTGAGATTAGGTATTTTTTGGTCCCGTATATAATTTTGAGGCTGCGTTTCGTTCGTCCGTCGAATAACATTGTAGCGTTTGA